A stretch of Trichomycterus rosablanca isolate fTriRos1 chromosome 8, fTriRos1.hap1, whole genome shotgun sequence DNA encodes these proteins:
- the zgc:171459 gene encoding uncharacterized protein zgc:171459, with translation MASSEFTYKLTDEDIKKLIRLRTTNAILFTRKRNAAKAAWSAILRELRLDDKVTVEQIAKKWENLKLKYKEIKYPPPGMEATPRASQWRWYKLLDEALKDEFIDTGYNQMTSSEGDDESGPRTSKRLCQVKVGGDVLELLVDDDGTSRIADSGASLLGEDNPSGLSNLEVERSRLAQERHIMEKELEELDSERLVLEREKDLADREKLALQRDRAQLEKDRAAVDRDRASLEQDRARLEKDRAGLERDKAALIRDREALKAVTHGKNITESSLDTQHDKNREKLAFLFERLIEKF, from the exons ATGGCCAGCTCTGAATTTACATATAAAC TGACCGACGAGGACATAAAGAAGCTAATCCGGCTGCGCACCACCAACGCTATTCTCTTTACCAGGAAAAGAAATGCGGCTAAAGCAGCCTGGAG TGCAATTCTGAGAGAGTTAAGGTTGGATGACAAGGTTACAGTGGAACAAATTGCAAAGAAATGGGAAAACCTAAAACTAAAATACAAG gaaATAAAATATCCTCCCCCTGGTATGGAGGCAACACCGAGGGCCTCTCAGTGGAGATGGTATAAACTCCTGGATGAAGCTTTAAAGGATGAGTTTATTGATACTGGATACAACCAAATGACATCATCCGAAGGTGACGATGAATCCGGGCCCCGGACCAGCAAGAGGCTATGTCAGGTAAAAGTGGGAGGAGACGTTTTAGAACTGTTGGTGGATGATGACGGTACGTCACGGATAGCAGACTCGGGAGCAAGCCTGCTGGGAGAGGACAACCCCTCAGGGCTCTCAAACCTAGAGGTTGAGCGATCCAGACTGGCACAAGAGCGCCATATCATGGAAAAGGAGCTTGAAGAACTAGACAGTGAGAGGCTGGTGTTagaaagagagaaggatttgGCCGACAGGGAAAAGTTGGCGCTGCAGAGGGATCGCGCACAGCTGGAAAAGGACAGAGCTGCAGTGGATAGAGACAGAGCATCACTGGAACAGGATCGAGCCAGGTTAGAAAAAGATAGAGCTGGATTAGAAAGAGATAAAGCAGCACTCATCCGAGACCGAGAGGCTCTAAAGGCAGTAACCCACGGAAAAAATATAACAGAGTCTAGTCTCGACACTCAACATGATAAAAACAGAGAGAAATTAGCTTTCTTGTTTGAGAGACTAATAGAAAAGTTTTAA
- the LOC134319503 gene encoding E3 ubiquitin-protein ligase Hakai, translated as MDQNDDFQGTSGSRVLGGCDVRRRIPIKLLSKQTVRSQRPNAQSDEDSFTCKHEERLECKFGDANRNQHRFPQQLFWDCKLNLVGEKDDTAVHFCDKCGLPIKIYGRMIPCKHVFCYDCAVLYEKKNDKTCPGLSLYSCTDPVQRIEQCQRGTLFMCSIVQGCKRTYLSQRDLQAHINHRHMRASKHGSSRLEHPHPNPPPTPNLTPEPLDRFRLPPPPHLPKTHPLITPPLQGHDPYGQPPPASPSELSSRGLPPETFRIATVTTRKHSNLITVPIYDDSGTSIPSPRDPLPQTSPGLVPHHHPGQTVLSHPHHIMPPPQQQHYGPPPRPRPPPLPPLSHPMPGPGAPHMVYNQVPPMSGAPPPITPPPRHIINQMPPFMNRPLPTPLPQHGALPVNAPSSHHFNPSSLPQDQGTLSPPFTQPGALSPGMWPTARGPHPPRMQVPPAQGQRTGPHHPEQPRYRPYYQ; from the exons ATGGACCAAAATG ATGATTTTCAGGGAACCAGTGGTTCAAGGGTGCTCGGGGGTTGTGATGTTCGGCGGCGGATTCCTATTAAGCTACTTTCAAAACAGACTGTACGCTCACAGCGACCCAATGCTCAGAGCGATGAAG ATTcgttcacctgtaaacatgaAGAAAGGCTTGAGTGTAAATTTGGAGATGCTAATAGAAACCAGCACAGATTCCCTCAACAGTTATTCTGGGACTGTAAG CTAAACCTGGTTGGTGAGAAAGATGACACAGCAGTTCATTTTTGTGACAAATGTGGACTGCCTATAAAGATTTATGGACGGATG ATTCCCTGTAAACATGTGTTCTGCTATGACTGTGCTGTGCTTTATGAAAAGAAGAATGATAAGACGTGTCCTGG TTTGTCCCTGTACAGCTGCACTGATCCTGTCCAGCGCATCGAGCAGTGCCAGCGTGGAACCCTCTTCATGTGCAGCATCGTGCAGGGCTGCAAGCGCACCTACCTCTCTCAGCGGGACCTGCAGGCTCACATCAACCACCGACACATGAGGGCAAGCAAGCATGGAAGCTCCCGGCTCGAGCATCCTCATCCGAACCCTCCTCCAACCCCTAACCTGACTCCAGAGCCATTGGACCGTTTCCGTctgcctcctcctcctcacctGCCTAAGACTCATCCTCTAATAACACCACCTTTGCAGGGCCACGACCCATACGGCCAGCCACCCCCGGCCTCTCCTTCTGAACTCTCATCTCGAGGCCTCCCACCAGAGACCTTCCGCATAGCCACTGTGACCACACGCAAACACAGCAACCTCATCACCGTGCCCATCTACGACGACTCAGGAACCTCCATACCCTCACCACGTGACCCTCTCCCTCAAACCTCGCCAGGTCTTGTCCCACATCATCACCCAGGCCAGACAGTACTGTCGCACCCTCACCACATCATGCCTCCACCTCAGCAGCAACATTATGGGCCTCCACCTCGACCTCGACCTCCGCCTCTACCCCCTCTCAGCCATCCCATGCCGGGACCCGGCGCTCCTCACATGGTCTACaaccaagtaccacctatgtctGGTGCACCCCCTCCAATTACCCCTCCACCCAGACATATCATCAATCAGATGCCTCCATTTATGAACCGACCCCTGCCCACACCTCTCCCTCAGCATGGTGCACTTCCTGTTAATGCTCCATCTTCTCATCACTTTAACCCCAGCTCTCTGCCACAGGATCAGGGCACACTGAGCCCACCGTTCACACAGCCAGGTGCTCTAAGCCCTGGTATGTGGCCCACAGCACGAGGCCCTCACCCTCCACGAATGCAGGTTCCACCGGCTCAGGGCCAGCGGACTGGACCACACCACCCAGAGCAGCCTCGATATAGACCCTACTACCAATAA